A single window of Drosophila suzukii chromosome 3, CBGP_Dsuzu_IsoJpt1.0, whole genome shotgun sequence DNA harbors:
- the CstF64 gene encoding cleavage stimulation factor subunit 2 — MADKAQEQSIMDKSMRSVFVGNIPYEATEEKLKEIFSEVGPVLSLKLVFDRESGKPKGFGFCEYKDQETALSAMRNLNGYEIGGRTLRVDNACTEKSRMEMQQLLQGPQVENPYGEPCEPEDAPELITKTVASLPPEQMYELMKQMKLCIVSNPSEARQMLMLNPQLAYALLQAMVVMRIVDPQQALGMLFKANQMPPVLGGNPHQGPGNLASMMGQQGQIPQQQQPGPIQQQQQQQPPQPPMPVPGPGFPPNVHPNDIDLRMVPGGPMPMDPRMMARGMDQDLRGALPNPVPPPLMDPRTRAQMPAQQQQGVPQAPPAPYPSDPRQRPMDPRLRAGPGPQQAPPQGIPQAPPPTQQQQAAAQQLQSRLGAHGVLPSDASDQEKAALIMQVLQLSDEQIAQLPSEQRASILMLKEQIAKSTQR; from the exons ATGGCAGATAAGGCGCAGGAACAGAGCATCATGGACAAATCCATGCGGTCGGTTTTTGTGGGCAACATACCCTACGAGGCCACCGAGGAGAAGCTAAAGGAGATTTTCAGCGAAGTGGGCCCGGTTTTGTCGCTCAA GCTGGTATTCGATCGGGAAAGTGGCAAACCCAAGGGATTCGGCTTCTGCGAGTACAAAGACCAGGAGACGGCTTTGAGCGCCATGCGGAACCTGAATGGCTACGAAATTGGCGGAAGAACACTGCGCGTGGACAACGCCTGTACGGAGAAGTCGCGAATGGAGATGCAGCAGCTGCTCCAGGGACCCCAGGTGGAGAATCCCTACGGCGAGCCCTGCGAACCGGAGGATGCGCCCGAACTGATCACCAAAACCGTGGCCTCCCTGCCACCGGAGCAGATGTACGAGCTGATGAAGCAGATGAAGCTCTGCATCGTGAGCAACCCGTCGGAGGCGCGCCAGATGCTCATGCTGAATCCCCAGCTGGCCTACGCCCTGCTCCAGGCCATGGTAGTCATGCGGATCGTGGATCCACAACAGGCCCTGGGTATGCTCTTCAAGGCCAACCAAATGCCGCCCGTCCTGGGTGGCAATCCTCACCAGGGACCGGGCAATCTTGCGTCCATGATGGGCCAGCAGGGGCAGATCCCCCAGCAACAGCAGCCGGGGCCAAtccaacagcagcaacagcagcagcctCCCCAGCCGCCGATGCCTGTTCCGGGACCGGGTTTCCCGCCCAATGTCCACCCGAACGATATCGATTTGCGCATGGTGCCCGGCGGACCCATGCCGATGGATCCGCGGATGATGGCCCGTGGCATGGATCAGGACTTGCGGGGAGCTCTGCCCAACCCAGTGCCGCCGCCACTGATGGATCCCCGTACTCGAGCCCAGATGCccgcccagcagcaacagggTGTCCCGCAGGCGCCACCGGCTCCTTATCCCAGCGATCCGCGCCAGCGTCCCATGGATCCTCGGTTGAGGGCTGGTCCAGGACCCCAGCAGGCACCGCCGCAGGGAATTCCCCAGGCGCCGCCGCCGACGCAACAGCAACAGGCGGCTGCTCAGCAGCTTCAGAGCCGGTTGGGCGCCCACGGAGTCCTCCCGTCGGATGCCTCCGATCAGGAGAAGGCGGCGCTCATCATGCAGGTGCTGCAGCTGTCCGACGAACAGATCGCCCAGCTGCCCTCCGAGCAAAGGGCCAGCATCCTCATGCTCAAGGAGCAGATCGCCAAGAGCACACAGCGCTAA
- the Cpsf73 gene encoding cleavage and polyadenylation specificity factor 73, protein MTQATGEARVPDEESDLLQIKPLGAGQEVGRSCIMLEFKGKKIMLDCGIHPGLSGMDALPYVDLIEADEIDLLFISHFHLDHCGALPWFLMKTSFKGRCFMTHATKAIYRWMLSDYIKISNISTEQMLYTEADLEASMEKIETINFHEERDVMGVRFCAYNAGHVLGAAMFMIEIAGIKILYTGDFSRQEDRHLMAAEVPPMKPDVLITESTYGTHIHEKREDRENRFTSLVQKIVQQGGRCLIPVFALGRAQELLLILDEFWSQNPELHEIPIYYASSLAKKCMAVYQTYINAMNDRIRRQIAVNNPFVFRHISNLKGIDHFEDIGPCVIMASPGMMQSGLSRELFESWCTDPKNGVIIAGYCVEGTLAKTILSEPEEITTLSGQKLPLNMSVDYISFSAHTDYQQTSEFIRLLKPTHVVLVHGEQNEMSRLKLALQREYEADASTDIKFYNPRNTHAVDLYFRGEKTAKVMGSLAAKNSEVGSKLSGVLVKRDFKYHLLAPSDLGKYTDMSMSVVTQRQSIPWGSSLTTLELLLDRIGAGCVEVVEADRKLRVFGCIELTVEQKIIVMEWQATHVNDVYADAVLACIMQSELGGTNLKGATKQTKSEDSRFRECLIETLQDTFGDNCVPKMFKGDLLPVMVSGKRAEINLETLAVNCAEDDVLRQMLNTTVQKLHQTLVSAQ, encoded by the exons ATGACGCAGGCAACAGGTGAAGCACGTGTGCCGGATGAGGAGAGTGATCTGCTGCAGATCAAGCCGCT AGGTGCTGGTCAGGAAGTGGGACGCTCCTGCATCATGCTGGAGTTCAAGGGCAAGAAGATCATGCTGGACTGCGGAATCCATCCAGGATTGTCTGGAATGGATGCGCTGCCCTATGTAGATCTGATCGAGGCGGATGAAATCGATCTGCTGTTCATTTCACA CTTCCACCTGGACCATTGTGGCGCCCTGCCCTGGTTCCTGATGAAGACCAGCTTTAAGGGCCGCTGTTTCATGACCCATGCCACCAAAGCCATCTACCGCTGGATGTTGTCTGATTACATCAAGATCAGCAATATATCCACCGAGCAAATGCTGTACACGGAGGCTGATCTGGAGGCCTCCATGGAGAAGATCGAAACTATCAACTTCCACGAGGAGCGCGACGTGATGGGCGTTCGCTTCTGCGCCTATAATGCCGGTCATGTGCTGGGAGCTGCCATGTTCATGATCGAGATTGCTGGCATCAAGATCCTGTACACCGGCGACTTTTCCCGCCAAGAGGATCGGCATTTGATGGCTGCCGAGGTGCCGCCCATGAAGCCGGATGTCCTGATCACAGAGTCCACCTATGGCACGCACATCCACGAGAAGCGAGAGGATCGCGAGAATCGCTTCACCTCGCTGGTGCAGAAAATTGTCCAGCAAGGCGGCAGGTGTCTAATTCCAGTGTTTGCCTTGGGTCGCGCCCAGGAACTGCTGCTTATTTTGGATGAGTTCTGGTCGCAGAACCCGGAGCTCCATGAGATACCCATCTACTATGCCTCCTCGCTGGCCAAAAAGTGCATGGCCGTCTACCAGACGTACATCAATGCCATGAACGATCGCATTCGCAGGCAGATTGCGGTGAACAACCCCTTCGTTTTCCGGCACATTTCCAACCTAAAAggcatcgatcacttcgaggACATTGGTCCCTGTGTGATTATGGCCTCGCCCGGTATGATGCAGTCGGGACTGTCGCGGGAGCTCTTCGAGAGCTGGTGCACAGATCCCAAGAACGGAGTGATCATAGCCGGTTACTGTGTGGAGGGAACTCTGGCCAAAACAATACTCTCGGAGCCGGAGGAGATCACAACGCTGTCGGGCCAGAAGCTGCCGCTCAACATGTCCGTGGACTACATCTCCTTCTCGGCCCACACGGACTACCAACAGACCAGCGAGTTCATTCGCCTGCTGAAGCCCACGCATGTGGTGCTCGTCCACGGAGAGCAGAACGAAATGTCGCGCCTAAAGCTGGCCCTGCAGCGGGAATACGAAGCGGACGCCAGCACGGACATTAAGTTCTATAACCCGCGCAATACACATGCTGTGGATCTGTATTTCCGGGGCGAAAAGACCGCCAAGGTCATGGGCAGTCTGGCTGCCAAGAACTCGGAGGTGGGCAGCAAACTCTCCGGCGTTTTGGTCAAACGAGACTTCAAGTATCACCTGCTGGCTCCTTCTGATCTGGGCA AATACACGGACATGAGCATGTCAGTAGTGACCCAGCGACAGTCGATTCCCTGGGGCAGCTCGCTGACCACGCTTGAGCTCCTGCTGGATCGCATTGGAGCCGGTTGCGTGGAGGTGGTGGAAGCCGATCGAAAGCTGCGGGTCTTCGGTTGCATCGAACTGACTGTGGAGCAGAAAATTATCGTAATGGAGTGGCAGGCAACGCATGTAAACGATGTTTACGCCGACGCCGTTCTAGCCTGCATAATGCAATCGGAGCTGGGAGGAACCAATCTCAAGGGGGCCACGAAGCAGACCAAGTCGGAGGACTCTCGGTTCCGGGAATGTCTCATCGAGACCCTGCAGGACACCTTCGGCGACAATTGTGTGCCCAAAATGTTCAAGGGAGACTTGCTGCCGGTGATGGTCAGCGGAAAACGGGCAGAAATCAATCTGGAAACTCTG GCCGTCAACTGCGCCGAGGACGACGTTCTGCGGCAGATGCTCAACACAACGGTGCAAAAATTGCATCAGACACTAGTCTCCGCCCAATAA